The following proteins are co-located in the Carassius auratus strain Wakin chromosome 7, ASM336829v1, whole genome shotgun sequence genome:
- the LOC113105664 gene encoding DNA-directed RNA polymerases I, II, and III subunit RPABC5: MIIPVRCFTCGKIVGNKWEAYLGLLQAEYTEGDALDALGLKRYCCRRMLLAHVDLIEKLLNYAPLEK; this comes from the exons ATGATCATCCCCGTTCGCTGCTTCACTTGTGGGAAGATTGTTGGGAACAAATGGGAGGCGTATTTAGGTCTTCTACAAGCAGAGTACACAGAAGG tgatgctcTTGACGCTCTGGGTTTGAAGAGATACTGCTGTCGCCGGATGCTTCTGGCTCATGTGGATCTCATTGAGAAGCTGTTGAATTATGCACCGCTGGAGAAGTGA
- the LOC113105665 gene encoding succinate dehydrogenase assembly factor 2, mitochondrial, whose protein sequence is MFSATIARKVVHSVCRASLRPAVSQVISRGYRGDAPEPTIIEIPLPPWQERTGESLEIKKKRLLYESRKRGMLENCILLSLFAKQYLNTMSESQLKQYDRLINEPSNDWDIYYWATEAQPTPDVYQSEVMDMLKEFAKNKDMEQRLDAPNLEYLDKSS, encoded by the exons ATGTTTTCAGCAACTATCGCACGAAAG GTGGTTCATTCTGTTTGCCGGGCATCACTGCGTCCAGCTGTCAGCCAAGTGATTTCTCGGGGATACCGTGGTGATGCTCCAGAGCCGACCATCATTGAGATCCCTCTGCCTCCGTGGCAGGAGAGGACTGGAGAGTCCCTGGAAATCAAGAAAAAGAGACTCCTGTACGAGAGCCGCAAGAGAGGCATGCTGGAGAACTGCATCCTTCTGAG cctTTTTGCTAAGCAGTACCTGAACACAATGAGTGAATCTCAGTTAAAGCAGTATGACAGACTCATCAATGAACCCAGCAACGACTGGGACATCTACTACTGGGCAACAG AGGCTCAGCCGACACCTGATGTGTACCAGAGCGAGGTGATGGACATGCTCAAAGAGTTCGCCAAGAACAAGGACATGGAGCAGCGTCTAGATGCCCCTAATCTGGAATATCTGGACAAGAGCAGTTAA